The Gossypium arboreum isolate Shixiya-1 chromosome 4, ASM2569848v2, whole genome shotgun sequence DNA segment AAATTTTTAGTCAAGCTTGAGCTTGTCGGTATTTGGGCTTGACTCGATTACACCCTAGTTCATCACTCTATAAATGTGTGGTTCATTGAGCATATGGTGGAAAATAACCTGCCTAGTAAAAATATTACTCTCAAACATAACGCAGCTATAAGATTTGTCCTAATGTTATTAGGTTAACTGTGTAACCTAATTTACAAATGAAACTGATGAAGATATCTTTTTATCATCAATGTccatagttttctttttcttaataaAAAGATGTATTGTGCATATAGTTGAGAGATACCATCTCCAGATGGTGTAATATCCTTAGCTTGTACATGGTAGGTTATGGTGCATGCTATCAACTTTGTCGATGAATCATCTCCCAAGACAAAAAACATTGCTTCCTTTAAAACCAAAAGGACCTCAAGGCATTCTGGTGAGGCTCTATGGTTTTATCTTATAGTATTTTTCGATCATGGATGAATATAAGTTAATTTCTTTTAGATGATATATTTTGTATTTTAAGTCTTTCATCAAAGCTGAGATTTTTATTATGTCTATCGGCATTGATGCTAGGTTACGGTTGACTAGAATGTATATGCATTGTATTCTACTAGAAATTGTTTCATATATGGTAAATGTATCATGGAGATCCTTTTATTTGTGGTGGACTTCCTTCtaaaaaaataggcaaattaATCATTGTATGATAGATCAAAAAGCAAGTTGGTCCttctgttaaaattttcatttatttttaccattaaaAATTGATCTCTATATGTCAGCATGAGGAATATGTGGCACGTCATATATCAATGTCTGGTTATTTTATCACTTACgcttatttttaataatacaaaTAGATGGAACTTTTAACAAAAAGaaccaatttgctctttaatctaacagtacagggactaatttacctatttttttttAGTAGAGTGGGCAAAATGCAGTCTGATTCCTAATATAAGGGCCTCCATGGTACCTTTACCTTCGTATATTGATTCCATCAATGAATCCAACGGAACCTGAGTGATCTCAGTTTTCAATCTAAAGGCTTATGCTTATCATCTCCATTACTGAAATTTATTGTTGTTTGAAAGTTGCTTCTAGggcttaatttttatgtttttgttggTTTTAGTCTTCGCCGAGCTCACTAAGTAGACTTCGTAACTCTTTTTCAGATAGTACTGGGAAAGATGCTGAACCTGCAGCGAATACATGGAGAGATCTTCTAGATAATCCAAAAGAATGGATGGATTACCGTGAACATAAGCTTAATGGATCAGTAATCCTCTCATTCGATTCATCTTTTGCCTTCTTTGCCATGGAATTAGTGCTTATCGTTTTATTTAACAGGTAAAACCCAAATATCCTGATTTTAAACACAAAGATGGTGTTCTTGCACTTTGGCTCGATAGTGCACCAAAGTGGGTTGTACCAGAACTCGAAGGACTGAAATTCGATATTCCTAAACTGAAACCACCTAAAGGTATAATTTTTAAATAGATATCATATTGGCTTCATTGCAATGGTTTGAATATAGCATCTATGATGATGATGCATGGTGTCTTATAATTTGACTAGATTTAGTGGAAGGACCCTGGAAGGACTTGGTTGAAAACCCGAATAAGTGGTGGGACAATAGATTGCAAAAGGTATAAATGAGTGCTGTTCTACTCTTTGGTTGAACTGAGTTTTATTTTTGTCATTGATTTATTGTTTCTTGCCACTCGCAGATAAACGGCAAGGTGAAGGAAAAATACCCCGATTTCAAACACAAAGAAACCGGCAAGGTTTTATGGGTTAGTGACATGCCAACTTGGGCGGAATCTAAGTTGCCGCCTTTAAATAGTAAAAAATGGTCCGGCAACTCATGAAAGGAAATAGGTAAGGCTAGTTTAGCATTACTTTTGTGGTCAAGAAAGAACCTTAGGTTGGTTTCAAAGTGGAATGAAACAGATTCATTGTTGAGTTGACACACTGAGTTAGCAACAGGGGTTAAAAGGTGCATTCTTTGTGACTGTTATTTCGTCTTTGTTGTAGGGATTAATTTACTTTTGTTCAAATACAGTATATATATACTAGAGTTAATATATCTTTTGCTCCCTCAACTTGGTCACTTGTATTATTTGACCTAATTAGTATTTAAACTTCAATTCCAATGTACACTTTGGTACCTTAGTAATGATACCGCTAAAATATGTTAGTGTAATATTAACGGTTAATATCATGGTGAAATTTAGTAATTTCAAGTTTTGACacgtaaaattaataaataaatataaaattttaagcaCAAGGAATTAATTTGGATAAATAGCAACTATTTATCTAGATTTATTCtggatatat contains these protein-coding regions:
- the LOC108458358 gene encoding protein OSB3, chloroplastic/mitochondrial-like: MNSLAKFAASQSHNASRRWLASQLFTTSTAAKRCSKSGIPSDTKPPTAQEWPRPSKIPYQPKAANSVTLSGYINMPVQFEAASDGKFWAGTVISQNPSYDSPPLWIPIIFEGDLAHMAACHLKENDHVYIDGQLSADPPSNATRNQASVQVMVHAINFVDESSPKTKNIASFKTKRTSRHSDSTGKDAEPAANTWRDLLDNPKEWMDYREHKLNGSVKPKYPDFKHKDGVLALWLDSAPKWVVPELEGLKFDIPKLKPPKDLVEGPWKDLVENPNKWWDNRLQKINGKVKEKYPDFKHKETGKVLWVSDMPTWAESKLPPLNSKKWSGNS